In Microcoleus sp. FACHB-672, one DNA window encodes the following:
- a CDS encoding RHS repeat-associated core domain-containing protein yields MTYHSFGQATSQTNAALNFRFGYTGRELDSETRQYYYRARYYDAGVGRFISEDPR; encoded by the coding sequence ATTACCTACCACAGCTTTGGGCAAGCTACCAGTCAGACAAATGCTGCGCTAAACTTCCGTTTTGGTTATACGGGACGGGAGTTGGATTCTGAGACGAGGCAATACTATTATCGGGCGCGATATTACGATGCCGGTGTAGGACGATTTATTAGTGAAGATCCAAGATGA